In a single window of the Osmerus eperlanus chromosome 4, fOsmEpe2.1, whole genome shotgun sequence genome:
- the prkar2aa gene encoding protein kinase, cAMP-dependent, regulatory, type II, alpha A, whose protein sequence is MSIEIPVGLTELLQGYTVEVLRQRPTDLVEFAIQYFTRLRDTRNQDGAGAAIKLGKGVMFDGEPMQTESNGDEDDDDEDSDFEPPPPSRFNRRVSVCAEAFNPDDEEEDTEPRVVHPKTDEQRCRLQEACRDILLFKTLDQEQFSEVLDAMFELRVQPQDHVIDQGDDGDNFYVIERGVYDIVVQKDGAGLCVGHYDNKGSFGELALMYNTPRAATIIATQEGALWGLDRATFRRLILKNNAKKRRMYEAFIESVPLLKSLELSERMKIVDVLGMKQFSDGERIIMQGDRAECFYIVESGEVKIMMKSKTKASQQDNTEVEITRCSRGHYFGELALVTNKPRAASAYAVGDVKCLVIDIQAFERLLGSCKEIMKRNIAHYEEQLVALFGSSMDLRD, encoded by the exons ATGAGTATCGAGATACCGGTGGGTTTGACGGAATTGCTGCAAGGCTACACCGTGGAGGTGCTCAGACAAAGACCAACCGACCTGGTGGAATTCGCCATACAATATTTTACTCGCTTGCGGGATACCAGAAACCAGGATGGGGCAGGAGCGGCTATTAAACTGGGCAAAGGAGTGATGTTTGATGGCGAGCCGATGCAGACAGAGTCCAACGGAGAcgaggatgatgacgatgaggATTCAGACTTTGAGC ctcctccccccagcagatTCAACCGGAGAGTGTCAG tgtgtgcggAGGCCTTCAACCCagatgacgaggaggaggacaccGAGCCCAGAGTGGTGCACCCCAAAACAGACGAGCAGCGCTGTCGACTGCAAGAGGCCTGTCGAGACATCCTGCTGTTCAAGACCCTCGACCAG gagcaGTTCTCAGAAGTCCTGGACGCCATGTTTGAGCTGCGGGTCCAGCCTCAGGATCACGTCATCGACCAGGGGGACGACGGAGACAACTTCTACGTTATTGAGAG gggcGTGTATGACATTGTGGTACAGAAGGACGGCGCGGGCCTGTGCGTGGGTCACTACGACAACAAGGGCAGCTTTGGGGAGCTGGCGCTCATGTACAACACGCCCCGCGCTGCCACCATCATCGCCACCCAGGAGGGGGCGCTCTGGGGCCTG gaccggGCCACGTTCCGCAGGCTCATCTTGAAGAACAAcgcgaagaagaggaggatgtacGAGGCCTTCATCGAGTCTGTGCCCCTGCTCAAGTCACtggag ctgtcGGAGAGGATGAAGATTGTGGACGTATTAGGAATGAAGCAGTTCTCTGACGGGGAGCGCATCATCATGCAG ggAGACAGGGCTGAGTGTTTCTACATTGTGGAGTCTGGAGAAGTCAAGATCATGATGAAGAGCAAA ACGAAGGCGTCCCAGCAGGACAACACGGAGGTAGAGATCACCCGCTGTAGCAGGGGGCACTACTTTGGAGAGCTGGCCCTGGTCACCAACAAGCCCCGCGCCGCCTCAGCGTACGCCGTGGGGGACGTCAAGTGCTTGG taataGACATCCAGGCGTTTGAGCGTCTGCTGGGCTCCTGTAAAGAGATCATGAAGAGGAACATCGCTCACTATGAGGAGCAGCTGGTGGCTCTGTTTGGCTCCAGCATGGATCTGAGAGACTGA